The Alphaproteobacteria bacterium sequence GAAGCCGATACGGTTTACGATCAAAAGGATGCGGCGGGTTTCATCAAGTTGAACGCGCTGCGCTTGCGGCTGCGCGGCATGATGGATCGCGGCTAGTTTCGGACAACTTGCCGCAAAACAGGCCAGAGCCGCAGGCGCACCTTGCATCCCGGAGAGAGGGCGCCTAGGTTCTGGCCATTCACATCGGAGCGAATTGACGGACGGTCGCCGCCGCGAATGGCAGGCAGCCGCGGCGAATGCGTTTCGGAACCGACGTTCCCCCGCCACCGGATTTCCAGCGAGCGTGCCTCGGCCTCTGCGCCTTTTTTCGCGCTTGTTGAGCAATGTTCGACGCTGGCTGGCGAACGCTGAACCCAGAGAAGGAGATATCCATGCAGCAGGAAAAGCGACTCAGCGGCAAGAAAGTGGCGATCATGGTGGCCAACGGCTTCCAGGAGACCCACATGACCGAGGTTCAGAAGGTTCTGACGCAGCAGGGTGCCGCGTCCTCGGTGATTTCGAATGAAATCGGTGTCGTCAATGGGTGGCATGAGGAATCCTGGGGTCACAACTTTTTCGTCGACAGCAGCCTGAACAAGGTGCTGCCCAGCCAGTATGACGCCCTGTTGGTGCCGGGTGGCGAGCGCTCGCTGCAGTCGCTCTGCGGCAACGCCCACGCCAAGCGCATCGTCAAGGGCATGATCGACTCCGGCAAGCCGGTCGGCCTGCTGGGCCGTGGCCCGCTGCTGCTGGTCGCCGCCGAGTGTGCTGCCGGCCGCAGCGTCAGCGGCAATGCGGTGATCGAGGAAACGGTGAGCAAGGCCGGTGCCATCTGGCAGGCGGGCGGCGAGCC is a genomic window containing:
- a CDS encoding DJ-1/PfpI family protein, yielding MQQEKRLSGKKVAIMVANGFQETHMTEVQKVLTQQGAASSVISNEIGVVNGWHEESWGHNFFVDSSLNKVLPSQYDALLVPGGERSLQSLCGNAHAKRIVKGMIDSGKPVGLLGRGPLLLVAAECAAGRSVSGNAVIEETVSKAGAIWQAGGEPVVDGAVLSGAGREDLEAFIEIFVEAIAVGTLEQTSEAA